In Macadamia integrifolia cultivar HAES 741 chromosome 13, SCU_Mint_v3, whole genome shotgun sequence, one DNA window encodes the following:
- the LOC122059588 gene encoding N6-adenosine-methyltransferase non-catalytic subunit MTB-like isoform X2: MDMPEPSRSYTKWDIEDNSEIKVDRAGDEEDWEGSDKRKHRLSKSRKHNNAEETDEWDSGGKRKSLGDRNESRKRSGGSSREGSGDEDDYDKRKEQRSKQIKKVQEDRTEKKSSSGYPDRESESSRKGRDASETKIHLLADESDRSSSRKTSSKPSVHEGSQGKSRSKVESPHDGKIEKMQDRDSRYSDRKENSREKSRGSRDQERNPRRRWDESDSTRKTDEGSYIDKSDSKSGKNSDLKLESTKDRAKDARDEFGERKSKVLDSNIDKVIKASGREEKRVDGERSKSRGRAETQDEDTGPSSTAREERLGNVRDDKQRRGGEKLVGLMEDVEFSAHRSSSRGHSEKIEKHRQQRDNAQSSREIAESRERSVNTDEDGHARAKDRSGREVRHSKRSCSPDRSGRRFLESDDSGSDNERSVSLKDKEREKDGYKDDRIKGRDGSWSGRNREWESSKDNWKKRHYSGSDKGTRDGDGDFNHDKEWDLQRHERERADNEMLLGRPGFRKDRSRTEGAKSSSSFGTPNENSDMIEIRTKSIDYGREESGSTFIGRRSDSGRYPDFTSATSDEDWGYPPDGRGRIADIYGPGDDPQERYPDDGSPMMDQNLGRFNIDMQGGRGRVQKSAMGINRSGSVQSSSSGSQPLFGNNQGSGSFSRVVAQGAKGSRFGRGVRGRLTGRDGQRVGMPLPMMGNPFGPLGLPPAPLQPLGPSMSPGPGTPIAPGVFIPPFPGPIVWPGPRGVDMNMLAVTAGLSPVPSGVSGPRFAPSMGTGPNPAMYFNQPGPARGVAPPSLSGPGFNAVGAMGRGVPHDKAPGNWVPPRSSGPPGKAPSRGEQNDYSQNFVDTGMRPQNFIRELELTSVVEDYPKLRELIQKKDEIVAKSASPPMYYKCDLREFVLSHEFFGTKFDVILIDPPWEEYVHRAPGVADHVEYWTFEEILNLKIEAIADTPSFIFLWVGDGVGLEQGRQCLKKWGFRRCEDICWVKTNKTNATPGLRHDSHTLFQHSKEHCLMGIKGTVRRSTDGHIIHANIDTDIIIAEEPPYGPQHMIEYNGPYSK, translated from the exons ATGGATATGCCTGAACCTAGTCGGAGTTACACAAAATGGGATATTGAGGATAATTCAGAAATAAAGGTTGATAGAGCTGGAGACGAGGAAGACTGGGAGGGCAGCGATAAGAGGAAGCACCGATTGAGCAAGTCCAGAAAGCATAACAATGCAGAAGAAACTGATGAATGGGATAGTGGTGGAAAGAGGAAGAGTTTAGGGGACAGAAATGAAAGTCGAAAGAGGTCTGGTGGCTCGAGCAGGGAAGGTAGTGGGGATGAAGATGATTATgataaaagaaaggaacaaCGCTCCAAGCAGATTAAAAAAGTCCAGGAGGACAGGACTGAGAAGAAATCAAGCAGTGGATATCCAGACAGAGAATCAGAAAGCAGTCGAAAGGGTAGAGATGCTTCAGAGACTAAAATTCATCTTCTGGCGGATGAAAGCGACAGGAGCTCATCAAGGAAAACGAGTTCCAAACCTTCAGTTCACGAGGGTTCCCAGGGAAAAAGTAGAAGCAAGGTGGAAAGTCCCCATGATGGCAAGATTGAAAAGATGCAGGATAGAGATTCCAGGTATTCAGATAGGAAAGAAAACAGCAGGGAGAAAAGCCGTGGCTCTCGTGATCAGGAGAGGAATCCAAGGAGAAGATGGGATGAATCTGATTCCACCAGAAAAACTGATGAAGGCAGTTACATCGATAAATCTGATTCGAAGAGTGGAAAAAATTCTGATCTTAAGCTTGAGAGTACAAAAGACAGAGCAAAAGATGCAAGGGACGAATTCGGTGAGCGGAAAAGCAAGGTTCTGGATTCCAACATTGATAAGGTCATCAAAGCCAGTGGCAGGGAGGAGAAAAGGGTTGATGGGGAGAGGAGCAAGAGCAGAGGCCGTGCAGAGACTCAAGATGAAGATACCGGGCCAAGTTCTACCGCTCGTGAAGAAAGGTTGGGCAATGTTAGAGATGATAAGCAGCGGAGAGGTGGAGAAAAATTGGTTGGTTTGATGGAGGATGTGGAGTTTAGTGCCCATAGGTCAAGCTCTAGGGGTCATTCGGAGAAAATTGAGAAGCACAGACAGCAGCGTGACAATGCACAGAGCAGCCGTGAAATAGCCGAAAGCCGGGAGAGATCTGTTAATACAGATGAGGATGGACATGCTCGGGCAAAAGACAGAAGTGGTAGGGAAGTGAGGCACTCTAAAAGGTCCTGTAGTCCTGACAGGAGTGGGAGGCGATTCCTTGAATCCGATGATTCTGGTTCAGATAATGAAAGAAGTGTTAGCCTGAAGGATAAGGAACGGGAAAAAGACGGGTACAAGGATGACAGGATTAAAGGCCGAGATGGTAGCTGGAGTGGGAGGAACAGGGAGTGGGAAAGCTCCAAAGATAATTGGAAAAAAAGGCATTACAGTGGCAGTGATAAAGGGACGAGGGATGGAGATGGTGATTTCAATCATGACAAGGAATGGGACTTGCAGAGGCATGAGCGTGAGAGGGCTGATAATGAAATGCTTCTTGGTCGGCCTGGTTTTAGGAAAGATAGAAGCAGGACTGAAGGTGCGAAAAGCTCATCAAGCTTTGGAACTCCAAATGAGAACTCTGATATGATAGAGATCCGAACCAAGTCCATTGATTACGGGAGAGAAGAGTCGGGATCTACATTTATTGGAAGAAGAAGTGATTCTGGGCGTTATCCTGATTTTACTTCAGCCACAAGTGATGAGGATTGGGGGTATCCGCCTGATGGTAGAGGAAGAATTGCTGATATTTATGGCCCTGGAGATGATCCCCAGGAGAGATATCCAGATGACGGATCCCCAATGATGGATCAGAATTTGGGGAGGTTTAACATTGACATGCAAGGTGGGAGAGGAAGAGTGCAGAAGAGTGCTATGGGTATTAATCGTAGTGGTAGTGTCCAGAGTTCAAGTAGTGGTTCACAACCTCTGTTTGGTAATAACCAGGGGTCTGGTTCTTTTAGTAGAGTGGTTGCGCAAGGGGCAAAAGGGAGTAGATTTGGAAGAGGAGTGAGAGGAAGACTGACAGGAAGGGATGGGCAACGGGTTGGAATGCCACTTCCTATGATGGGAAATCCCTTTGGGCCTCTGGGATTGCCACCAGCACCCCTGCAGCCACTGGGACCTAGTATGTCCCCGGGTCCAGGTACACCCATTGCCCCTGGTGTCTTTATTCCTCCATTTCCAGGACCCATTGTTTGGCCTGGACCTCGAGGTGTTGATATGAACATGTTAGCTGTCACGGCTGGCCTGTCTCCTGTTCCTTCTGGAGTATCAGGACCTAGATTTGCCCCCAGTATGGGGACTGGTCCAAACCCTGCCATGTATTTTAATCAACCAGGTCCTGCAAGAGGGGTGGCGCCCCCAAGCCTATCTGGCCCTGGTTTTAATGCTGTGGGAGCGATGGGACGAGGAGTGCCTCATGATAAAGCTCCTGGGAATTGGGTTCCTCCTAGAAGTAGTGGACCTCCTGGTAAAGCTCCCTCCAGAGGAGAACAAAATGACTACTCCCAAAATTTTGTTGACACCGGTATGCGACCCCAGAATTTCATCAGGGAGCTGGAGCTCACCAGTGTTGTGGAAGACTACCCTAAGCTGCGGGAACTTattcagaagaaggatgaaaTTGTAGCAAAATCAGCTTCCCCTCCCATGTATTACAAGTGTGACCTTCGTGAGTTTGTGTTGTCCCATGAGTTTTTTGGAACCAAGTTTGATGTCATCCTGATTGATCCCCCTTGGGAGGAGTATGTTCATCGAGCACCTGGTGTTGCTGACCATGTGGAGTACTGGACATTTGAGGAGatattaaaccttaaaatcgAG GCAATAGCAGATACTCCTTCATTTATCTTCCTTTGGGTTGGTGATGGTGTTGGTCTTGAGCAGGGCCGTCAATGTCTGAAGAAG TGGGGATTCCGAAGGTGTGAGGATATATGCTGGGTGAAGACAAACAAGACAAATGCTACACCAGGCTTGCGGCATGATTCTCATACTTTGTTTCAGCACTCAAAG GAACACTGCCTGATGGGCATTAAAGGAACCGTTCGCCGTAGCACTGATGGTCATATCATCCATGCCAATATTGACACAGATATAATTATCGCTGAAGAACCTCCATATG GACCCCAACACATGATTGAATACAATGGGCCTTATtccaaatga
- the LOC122059588 gene encoding N6-adenosine-methyltransferase non-catalytic subunit MTB-like isoform X1, with amino-acid sequence MDMPEPSRSYTKWDIEDNSEIKVDRAGDEEDWEGSDKRKHRLSKSRKHNNAEETDEWDSGGKRKSLGDRNESRKRSGGSSREGSGDEDDYDKRKEQRSKQIKKVQEDRTEKKSSSGYPDRESESSRKGRDASETKIHLLADESDRSSSRKTSSKPSVHEGSQGKSRSKVESPHDGKIEKMQDRDSRYSDRKENSREKSRGSRDQERNPRRRWDESDSTRKTDEGSYIDKSDSKSGKNSDLKLESTKDRAKDARDEFGERKSKVLDSNIDKVIKASGREEKRVDGERSKSRGRAETQDEDTGPSSTAREERLGNVRDDKQRRGGEKLVGLMEDVEFSAHRSSSRGHSEKIEKHRQQRDNAQSSREIAESRERSVNTDEDGHARAKDRSGREVRHSKRSCSPDRSGRRFLESDDSGSDNERSVSLKDKEREKDGYKDDRIKGRDGSWSGRNREWESSKDNWKKRHYSGSDKGTRDGDGDFNHDKEWDLQRHERERADNEMLLGRPGFRKDRSRTEGAKSSSSFGTPNENSDMIEIRTKSIDYGREESGSTFIGRRSDSGRYPDFTSATSDEDWGYPPDGRGRIADIYGPGDDPQERYPDDGSPMMDQNLGRFNIDMQGGRGRVQKSAMGINRSGSVQSSSSGSQPLFGNNQGSGSFSRVVAQGAKGSRFGRGVRGRLTGRDGQRVGMPLPMMGNPFGPLGLPPAPLQPLGPSMSPGPGTPIAPGVFIPPFPGPIVWPGPRGVDMNMLAVTAGLSPVPSGVSGPRFAPSMGTGPNPAMYFNQPGPARGVAPPSLSGPGFNAVGAMGRGVPHDKAPGNWVPPRSSGPPGKAPSRGEQNDYSQNFVDTGMRPQNFIRELELTSVVEDYPKLRELIQKKDEIVAKSASPPMYYKCDLREFVLSHEFFGTKFDVILIDPPWEEYVHRAPGVADHVEYWTFEEILNLKIEAIADTPSFIFLWVGDGVGLEQGRQCLKKWGFRRCEDICWVKTNKTNATPGLRHDSHTLFQHSKEHCLMGIKGTVRRSTDGHIIHANIDTDIIIAEEPPYGSTTKPEDLYRIIEHFALGRRRIELFGEDHNIRSGWLTVGKELSSSNFNAEAYVRNFADKDGKVWQGGGGRNPPPDTPHLVVTTPDIESLRPKSPPQKNQQQQPTSISQATANSTNKRPAGNSPQNSAALGLNQEASGSNPQTPAPWASPSGSMKGDAGNVAADDKYFDIYGYNALFGQTSGDHIEFESHRALNML; translated from the exons ATGGATATGCCTGAACCTAGTCGGAGTTACACAAAATGGGATATTGAGGATAATTCAGAAATAAAGGTTGATAGAGCTGGAGACGAGGAAGACTGGGAGGGCAGCGATAAGAGGAAGCACCGATTGAGCAAGTCCAGAAAGCATAACAATGCAGAAGAAACTGATGAATGGGATAGTGGTGGAAAGAGGAAGAGTTTAGGGGACAGAAATGAAAGTCGAAAGAGGTCTGGTGGCTCGAGCAGGGAAGGTAGTGGGGATGAAGATGATTATgataaaagaaaggaacaaCGCTCCAAGCAGATTAAAAAAGTCCAGGAGGACAGGACTGAGAAGAAATCAAGCAGTGGATATCCAGACAGAGAATCAGAAAGCAGTCGAAAGGGTAGAGATGCTTCAGAGACTAAAATTCATCTTCTGGCGGATGAAAGCGACAGGAGCTCATCAAGGAAAACGAGTTCCAAACCTTCAGTTCACGAGGGTTCCCAGGGAAAAAGTAGAAGCAAGGTGGAAAGTCCCCATGATGGCAAGATTGAAAAGATGCAGGATAGAGATTCCAGGTATTCAGATAGGAAAGAAAACAGCAGGGAGAAAAGCCGTGGCTCTCGTGATCAGGAGAGGAATCCAAGGAGAAGATGGGATGAATCTGATTCCACCAGAAAAACTGATGAAGGCAGTTACATCGATAAATCTGATTCGAAGAGTGGAAAAAATTCTGATCTTAAGCTTGAGAGTACAAAAGACAGAGCAAAAGATGCAAGGGACGAATTCGGTGAGCGGAAAAGCAAGGTTCTGGATTCCAACATTGATAAGGTCATCAAAGCCAGTGGCAGGGAGGAGAAAAGGGTTGATGGGGAGAGGAGCAAGAGCAGAGGCCGTGCAGAGACTCAAGATGAAGATACCGGGCCAAGTTCTACCGCTCGTGAAGAAAGGTTGGGCAATGTTAGAGATGATAAGCAGCGGAGAGGTGGAGAAAAATTGGTTGGTTTGATGGAGGATGTGGAGTTTAGTGCCCATAGGTCAAGCTCTAGGGGTCATTCGGAGAAAATTGAGAAGCACAGACAGCAGCGTGACAATGCACAGAGCAGCCGTGAAATAGCCGAAAGCCGGGAGAGATCTGTTAATACAGATGAGGATGGACATGCTCGGGCAAAAGACAGAAGTGGTAGGGAAGTGAGGCACTCTAAAAGGTCCTGTAGTCCTGACAGGAGTGGGAGGCGATTCCTTGAATCCGATGATTCTGGTTCAGATAATGAAAGAAGTGTTAGCCTGAAGGATAAGGAACGGGAAAAAGACGGGTACAAGGATGACAGGATTAAAGGCCGAGATGGTAGCTGGAGTGGGAGGAACAGGGAGTGGGAAAGCTCCAAAGATAATTGGAAAAAAAGGCATTACAGTGGCAGTGATAAAGGGACGAGGGATGGAGATGGTGATTTCAATCATGACAAGGAATGGGACTTGCAGAGGCATGAGCGTGAGAGGGCTGATAATGAAATGCTTCTTGGTCGGCCTGGTTTTAGGAAAGATAGAAGCAGGACTGAAGGTGCGAAAAGCTCATCAAGCTTTGGAACTCCAAATGAGAACTCTGATATGATAGAGATCCGAACCAAGTCCATTGATTACGGGAGAGAAGAGTCGGGATCTACATTTATTGGAAGAAGAAGTGATTCTGGGCGTTATCCTGATTTTACTTCAGCCACAAGTGATGAGGATTGGGGGTATCCGCCTGATGGTAGAGGAAGAATTGCTGATATTTATGGCCCTGGAGATGATCCCCAGGAGAGATATCCAGATGACGGATCCCCAATGATGGATCAGAATTTGGGGAGGTTTAACATTGACATGCAAGGTGGGAGAGGAAGAGTGCAGAAGAGTGCTATGGGTATTAATCGTAGTGGTAGTGTCCAGAGTTCAAGTAGTGGTTCACAACCTCTGTTTGGTAATAACCAGGGGTCTGGTTCTTTTAGTAGAGTGGTTGCGCAAGGGGCAAAAGGGAGTAGATTTGGAAGAGGAGTGAGAGGAAGACTGACAGGAAGGGATGGGCAACGGGTTGGAATGCCACTTCCTATGATGGGAAATCCCTTTGGGCCTCTGGGATTGCCACCAGCACCCCTGCAGCCACTGGGACCTAGTATGTCCCCGGGTCCAGGTACACCCATTGCCCCTGGTGTCTTTATTCCTCCATTTCCAGGACCCATTGTTTGGCCTGGACCTCGAGGTGTTGATATGAACATGTTAGCTGTCACGGCTGGCCTGTCTCCTGTTCCTTCTGGAGTATCAGGACCTAGATTTGCCCCCAGTATGGGGACTGGTCCAAACCCTGCCATGTATTTTAATCAACCAGGTCCTGCAAGAGGGGTGGCGCCCCCAAGCCTATCTGGCCCTGGTTTTAATGCTGTGGGAGCGATGGGACGAGGAGTGCCTCATGATAAAGCTCCTGGGAATTGGGTTCCTCCTAGAAGTAGTGGACCTCCTGGTAAAGCTCCCTCCAGAGGAGAACAAAATGACTACTCCCAAAATTTTGTTGACACCGGTATGCGACCCCAGAATTTCATCAGGGAGCTGGAGCTCACCAGTGTTGTGGAAGACTACCCTAAGCTGCGGGAACTTattcagaagaaggatgaaaTTGTAGCAAAATCAGCTTCCCCTCCCATGTATTACAAGTGTGACCTTCGTGAGTTTGTGTTGTCCCATGAGTTTTTTGGAACCAAGTTTGATGTCATCCTGATTGATCCCCCTTGGGAGGAGTATGTTCATCGAGCACCTGGTGTTGCTGACCATGTGGAGTACTGGACATTTGAGGAGatattaaaccttaaaatcgAG GCAATAGCAGATACTCCTTCATTTATCTTCCTTTGGGTTGGTGATGGTGTTGGTCTTGAGCAGGGCCGTCAATGTCTGAAGAAG TGGGGATTCCGAAGGTGTGAGGATATATGCTGGGTGAAGACAAACAAGACAAATGCTACACCAGGCTTGCGGCATGATTCTCATACTTTGTTTCAGCACTCAAAG GAACACTGCCTGATGGGCATTAAAGGAACCGTTCGCCGTAGCACTGATGGTCATATCATCCATGCCAATATTGACACAGATATAATTATCGCTGAAGAACCTCCATATG GTTCAACGACAAAACCTGAAGACCTGTATCGGATCATTGAGCACTTTGCCCTTGGACGTAGGAGGATCGAGCTCTTTGGTGAAGATCATAACATTAGGTCAGGCTGGCTTACTGTTGGCAAAGAGTTATCATCCTCAAATTTTAATGCTGAG GCATATGTCAGGAACTTTGCTGATAAAGATGGAAAAGTATGGCAGGGAGGGGGAGGACGGAATCCCCCACCTGATACACCACATCTTGTTGTGACAACTCC